The genomic DNA GGTTGGGGCTGCCCCTGGTTGATGCGGACGGGATGGGCCGGGCTTTTCCCGAGCTCCAGATGGTTACCTTCACCATCGGCGGTGTCAGCGCCACTCCCATGGCCCTGACCGATGAGAAAGGCAACAGCGTTATCTTTGATACCATTACCAATAAGTGGACGGAAGAACTGGCCCGGGCGGTGACCATGAGCTGCGGCGGCAGTGTTTCCGTGTGCCTCTATATCATTGACGGAAAAACCCTCAAAGAATATGCGGTGAAAAACATCATGACCAGAAGCGAACAGCTGGGCCGGGCTATCCGCACCTTGAAGTCCGGTACTGCCGGCACACGGGAAGAAGCTTTTTTTCAAGCTACGGAAGGTTTCAGGCTGTTCAAGGGCAAGATTGTTGATGTGCTGCGGGAGACCCGGAAAGGTTTCAATTTCGGCAAAGTAATTTTGGAAGGTTTGGGAGAAGACAAGGGCCGGAAGGCCTATGTAGAGTTTCAGAATGAAAATCTGGTGGCTGCCGTGGAGGGGGAAATCGTGGCCACCGTACCGGATCTGATCTCGCTGGTAGATTCGGAAACATTTATACCGGTAACTACCGATGCCTTGAAGTACGGCAAAAGAGTGCTGGTGGTGGGCCTCAAATGCTTTGAACTGTGGCGTACT from Clostridia bacterium includes the following:
- a CDS encoding DUF917 domain-containing protein; the protein is MRKIGLAEIEDMALGAALLGAGSGGDPYIGKLVAISAVRECGPVTMLDPEEVPDDALVVPIAMMGAPTVLVEKAIGGNEYKTLYEMVSRFYGKEIYALMPIEAGGVNSMLPIAAAARLGLPLVDADGMGRAFPELQMVTFTIGGVSATPMALTDEKGNSVIFDTITNKWTEELARAVTMSCGGSVSVCLYIIDGKTLKEYAVKNIMTRSEQLGRAIRTLKSGTAGTREEAFFQATEGFRLFKGKIVDVLRETRKGFNFGKVILEGLGEDKGRKAYVEFQNENLVAAVEGEIVATVPDLISLVDSETFIPVTTDALKYGKRVLVVGLKCFELWRTPKGLELVGPRYFGCDTDYIPVEERVKGGRANV